A stretch of the Streptococcus suis genome encodes the following:
- a CDS encoding LysM peptidoglycan-binding domain-containing protein, whose amino-acid sequence MEKFCYKSILSLGGVLVALTVVSSVEAASHVVVEGDSMFSIAEQYGVDPYQLAEANTMDINGLILPGQTLEVPGIFQEMTSSTSQVSTSKSSEYVVQEGDSFYGIVDTFSLDLNEFLAQNQLSIGETIHPGQILTLRQTLWTQSADTSGSSYYLPGYEYEPGINYPVGQCTWGVQKVAPWAGDWWGDAASWGANAARDGFRTGTTPEVGAIISWNDGNLGHVAYVTAVNELGQIQVLEANYHGQQWVDNFRGWFYPTDTVGEITYIYNY is encoded by the coding sequence ATGGAAAAGTTTTGCTACAAATCTATTTTGTCTTTAGGAGGAGTCCTTGTTGCGCTAACAGTTGTATCGAGTGTAGAGGCTGCTAGTCATGTAGTAGTGGAAGGGGATTCCATGTTCTCTATTGCGGAGCAATATGGGGTTGATCCATATCAGCTAGCAGAGGCAAACACTATGGATATTAATGGATTGATTTTGCCTGGTCAAACCTTAGAAGTTCCAGGAATATTTCAAGAAATGACTTCATCGACAAGCCAAGTGAGTACAAGCAAATCTTCAGAGTATGTTGTTCAAGAAGGTGATTCCTTCTATGGAATAGTGGATACTTTTTCGTTGGATCTCAATGAATTTTTAGCTCAAAATCAACTGTCAATTGGAGAAACAATCCATCCAGGACAGATTTTGACGTTAAGACAGACTCTATGGACTCAATCAGCTGATACAAGCGGAAGTAGCTATTATCTACCAGGCTATGAGTATGAGCCAGGTATTAACTACCCTGTTGGTCAATGTACATGGGGAGTACAGAAAGTTGCCCCTTGGGCAGGTGACTGGTGGGGCGATGCGGCTTCTTGGGGAGCTAACGCGGCGCGCGATGGTTTCCGAACTGGAACGACACCGGAAGTCGGTGCCATTATCTCTTGGAATGACGGTAATCTTGGGCACGTTGCCTACGTCACCGCTGTTAATGAATTAGGACAAATCCAAGTCTTGGAGGCCAACTACCATGGTCAACAGTGGGTGGATAATTTCCGCGGATGGTTCTATCCAACGGATACTGTTGGCGAAATCACTTATATTTACAATTATTAG
- a CDS encoding DUF1697 domain-containing protein, with protein MRYVLLLRGINVGGHNKIVMADLRQAVADLGYDNVETYINSGNLFFDSTKSRGEIVADFQNFFTERYPFVERFALLDAQDYQAEIDQLPAWWQEELARKDVLFFTEGLDKQAMIDYIQSLMLGDEIVFISAYAIYWGNYFEDSYLQTAYHKQLAKSPFYKQVTIRNSKTFSAISNYLNTKKNTQSH; from the coding sequence ATGAGATATGTTCTTCTACTGAGGGGAATCAATGTCGGTGGACATAATAAAATAGTGATGGCAGATTTGCGTCAAGCAGTGGCTGATTTAGGTTATGACAATGTTGAGACCTACATTAATAGTGGCAATCTTTTCTTTGATTCAACCAAGAGTAGAGGGGAAATTGTTGCCGATTTTCAAAATTTTTTCACAGAAAGATACCCCTTTGTGGAGCGATTTGCTCTGTTAGATGCCCAAGATTATCAAGCAGAAATCGATCAACTTCCAGCTTGGTGGCAAGAAGAATTGGCGAGAAAGGATGTTCTCTTTTTCACCGAAGGTTTGGATAAGCAGGCTATGATTGACTATATTCAATCCTTAATGTTAGGCGACGAAATTGTGTTTATTTCTGCTTATGCAATCTATTGGGGCAACTACTTCGAAGATAGCTATTTACAAACGGCCTACCACAAGCAGTTGGCTAAGTCACCTTTTTACAAGCAGGTAACCATACGAAATTCAAAAACATTTTCAGCAATATCAAACTATTTGAATACTAAAAAAAATACTCAAAGTCACTGA